From a single Lolium rigidum isolate FL_2022 chromosome 7, APGP_CSIRO_Lrig_0.1, whole genome shotgun sequence genomic region:
- the LOC124679305 gene encoding uncharacterized protein LOC124679305, with the protein MTSSSSSHHLDASSASSTPRAGARSTASSCSNGNGNGNHHHHPPPHAPSSRAQPQPQPHGGPCVRIMCSFGGRILPRPGDHRLRYVGGETRIVSVPRAASHAVLTAALARLAPALFAPGAPGPTLRYQLPEEDIDSLVSVSSDDDVDNLMCELDRVHGLAAADVKPPRLRLFLFASSPDHASSGAFGSVLSGTGDASIDQWFLDQLNAPAPSSLDRTRSDASSILSENTDYLTGIDAASASDDPNPAPPAAEQTKPDTETPHGDDDHDKPAPVLGAPLAPHFAETAPWPAPPPQYMQQPMYYYPPARPVHYVDAAGRQGSYMPGPVYHHMVAGGGNQDLYASGAVYGVPHPVQPYRQVIYRPPLAAADDYPAPVEGKPTEGASHSS; encoded by the coding sequence ATGACGTCATCCTCGTCGTCGCACCACCTcgacgcctcctccgcctcctccaccccCCGCGCCGGTGCCCGCAGCACCGCCAGCAGCTGCAGCAACGGCAACGGCAacggcaaccaccaccaccacccgcctCCTCACGCCCCTTCCTCGCGGgcccagccgcagccgcagccgcacgGCGGCCCATGCGTGCGCATCATGTGCAGCTTCGGCGGCCGCATCCTGCCGCGCCCGGGCGACCACCGCCTCCGCTACGTCGGCGGCGAGACCCGCATCGTCTCCGTCCCGCGcgccgcctcccacgccgtcctcaccgccgcgCTCGCCAGGCTCGCCCCCGCGCTCTTCGCGCCCGGCGCGCCCGGGCCCACGCTCAGGTACCAGCTGCCCGAGGAGGACATCGACTCGCTCGTCTCcgtctcctccgacgacgacgtcGACAACCTCATGTGCGAGCTCGACCGCGTGcacggcctcgccgccgccgacgtcaagccGCCGCGCCTGCGCCTCTTCCTCTTCGCCTCCTCGCCCGACCACGCCTCCTCGGGCGCCTTCGGCTCCGTGCTCTCCGGCACCGGCGACGCCTCCATCGACCAGTGGTTCCTCGACCAGCTCAACGCCCCGGCGCCGAGCTCGCTCGACCGCACCCGATCCGACGCCTCCTCGATCCTCTCCGAGAACACGGACTACCTCACCGGCATCGACGCTGCCTCCGCCTCCGACGACCCAAACCCCGCCCCGCCCGCGGCTGAGCAGACCAAGCCTGACACCGAGACACCGCATGGCGACGACGACCACGACAAGCCGGCTCCCGTGCTGGGCGCGCCTCTGGCCCCGCACTTCGCCGAGACCGCCCCGTGGCCCGCACCGCCGCCGCAGTACATGCAGCAGCCCATGTACTACTACCCGCCCGCTCGCCCGGTCCACTACGTCGACGCGGCCGGGCGGCAGGGCAGCTACATGCCAGGGCCCGTTTACCACCACATGGTCGCCGGGGGAGGAAACCAGGATCTCTACGCGTCTGGTGCCGTGTACGGCGTGCCGCACCCCGTGCAGCCATACCGTCAGGTGATCTACCGGCCACCGCTGGCCGCCGCGGACGACTACCCGGCGCCGGTGGAGGGGAAGCCGACGGAAGGTGCGTCTCACTCCTCCTAG
- the LOC124670392 gene encoding cytochrome b6-f complex iron-sulfur subunit, chloroplastic-like, with amino-acid sequence MWFSEPARCASTNHLLRSPKRTYNPCLICKPVDTGSASSLDRRLRTAAAAMASTALSTASNPTQLCRSKASPCKPVKGLGIGRERVPRNITCMAGSISADRVPDMSKRETMNLLLLGAISLPTFGMLVPYGSFLVPAGSGSNAGGVVAKDKLGNDIRVEDWLKTHGPNDRTLAQGLKGDPTYLVVESDKTLATYGVNAVCTHLGCVVPWNAAENKFLCPCHGSQYNNQGKVVRGPAPLSLALVHADVDDGKVVFVPWTETDFRTGENPWWK; translated from the exons ATGTGGTTCTCGGAGCCGGCTCGCTGCGCATCAACCAATCACCTTCTCCGCTCCCCCAAAAGGACATATAACCCGTGCCTCATCTGCAAGCCTGTGGACACAGGCAGTGCTAGCTCGCTCGATCGCCGTCTCCGCACTGCAGCAGCTGCCATGGCGTCCACCGCGCTCTCCACCGCTTCCAACCCCACCCAG CTCTGCCGGTCCAAAGCTTCGCCGTGCAAGCCTGTCAAGGGCCTGGGCATCGGCCGGGAGCGCGTCCCAAGGAACATCACATGCATGGCCGGCAGCATCTCCGCCGACCGCGTGCCGGACATGAGCAAGAGGGAGACGATGAACCTCCTCCTGCTCGGCGCAATCTCGCTCCCCACCTTCGGCATGCTCGTCCCCTACGGCTCCTTCCTCGTCCCAGCCGG ATCAGGAAGCAACGCCGGCGGTGTCGTCGCCAAGGACAAGCTCGGCAACGATATTCGCGTCGAGGACTGGCTCAAAACGCACGGCCCCAATGACCGCACACTCGCCCAGGGACTCAAG GGTGATCCTACCTACCTCGTCGTGGAGTCCGACAAGACCCTCGCCACCTACGGTGTCAACGCCGTCTGCACGCATCTTGGTTGTGTCGTGCCGTGGAACGCCGCCGAGAACAAGTTCCTCTGcccttgccacggttcccagtacAACAACCAGGGCAAGGTCGTCCGAGGACCTGCACCCCTG TCGCTGGCCCTGGTCCACGCCGACGTCGACGATGGCAAGGTCGTCTTCGTGCCGTGGACCGAGACCGACTTCAGGACCGGCGAGAACCCATGGTGGAAGTAA